DNA from Arthrobacter sp. StoSoilB19:
CTCCCGGCTGCCTGCCGTGACTTCATGGTGGTGGACGGCGACCACGGCACCACCACCGGCCAGGTCCGGCTGGGCCGCCACACCTACCCGGTCAGCTGCGAGAGCGTGGACGCGGAGCTCGCAGCACAGCTGGCCCGGATGCTGGCGCCCGTGGTTGACGTGGGCAAGCCGGTCAATGACGATTCCGACCTGCCCCGCGCGGTGTCCTATGCGGCCCTGATCGGCAAGGACTTCCTGGACAATCCGCAGGCCGTGGTGGAGCGCTGGACGGAAAACAACTCCCTGCACGCCACTGCCGTGGCCAACCGCAAGGACAACGGGACCCTCAGGGCGCTGGTGGGCTCCAAGGGCATCGAGCCGCTGTACCTGGACCTGAAGAACGAAGGACCGCACGCCCTGGTGGGCGGCACCACCGGTGCCGGCAAGTCCGAGTTCCTGCAGTCGTGGGTCATGGGCATGGCTGCGGCCTACAGCCCCGACCGGGTCAGCTTCCTCTTCGTGGACTACAAGGGCGGAGCGGCGTTTGCCGACTGCATCAACCTTCCACACACGGTGGGCCTGGTCACGGACCTTTCCCCGCACCTGGTGCGGCGGGCCCTCACATCCCTGCGCGCGGAGCTGCACTACCGCGAGCAGCTGTTGAACCGGAAGAAGGCCAAGGACCTGCTGGCCCTGCAGCGGGAGGCGGACCCGGAGGCGCCGCCGTACCTTGTGATCATCGTGGACGAGTTCGCCGCGCTGGCCAACGACGTGCCCGAATTCGTGGACGGCGTGGTGGACGTCGCCGCCCGCGGCCGCTCCCTGGGCCTGCACCTCATCCTGGCCACCCAGCGGCCGGCGGGCGTCATCAAGGACAACCTGCGCGCCAACACCAACCTGCGGGTGGCGCTGCGCATGGCCGACGAGGACGACGCCACCGACATCCTGGGGGTGCCGGATGCGGCCTACTTCGACCCCGCCATCCCGGGCCGCGGTGCCGCCAAGACCGGGCCCGGACGGATCCAGGGATTCCAGACCGGCTACGCCGGCGGCTGGACCACGGATAAACCGCAGCGCCCCCAGATCGACATCGTGGAGATGGCCTTCGGCTCCGGTCCCAGCTGGGAAGCGCCGGCACCCGAAAAGCCTGCGGCCCCGGAACCGGCCGGTCCCAATGACATTGCCAGGATGACCTCCACCATCGTGCACGCGGCGGACACCCTGGCCATCCGGCCGCCGCGGAAACCATGGCTGGACGAGCTGGCCAAGACCTACGACTTCTCCAAGTTGCCCAACCCCCGCACCGACGAACAGCTGCTGCTGGGCGTCGCGGACGACCCCGTCCACCAGGACCAGCCCACCGTCTTCTACGAGCCTGACCGCGACGGCAACATGGCCATCTACGGCACCGGTGGTTCCGGCAAGTCCGCCGCCCTGCGCGGCATCGCGATCGCCGCGGCCGTCACCCCGCGCGGCGGCCCCGTCCACGTCTACGGCATCGACTGCGGCTCTTCCGGGCTGCGGATGCTTGAGGAGCTTCCGCACGTGGGGGAAATCATCAATGGCGACGACGTCGAACGCGTCGGGCGGTTGCTGCGCCTCCTCCGGGACATCGCCGAGCTGCGTTCCGCGCAGTTCGCCGAGGTGCGCGCCTCCACCATCGTGGAGTACCGGAGGCTGGCCAACCGGCCGGACGAGAAGCGGATCTTCGTGCTGGTGGACGGCATGTCAGCCTTCCGTGAGGCGTACGAGCACAGCAAGCTTTCCGGGCTCTGGGACATCTTCCTGCAGCTGGCCACGGACGGCCGGACCCTGGGCATCCACCTGGTGGTGACCGGGGACCGGCCCAACGCCGTCCCCGCGTCCCTGCTCGCCTCCATCCAGCGCCGCCTGGTCCTGCGCCTGTCCTCTGAGGACGACTACATTTCCATGGATGTTCCCAGGGATGTCCTCACGGCCACGTCGCCCCCGGGCCGTGGGCTGCTGGACGGGCTTGAAGTCCAGCTGGCCGTCCTGGGCGGCAATTCGAACCTGGCCCTGCAGGCCCGCGAGGTCCATAAGCTCAGCGAAGCCATGCAGCGGCAGGGCCTGGAAACCGCCCCGGGCATTGAGCGTCTCCCCGAGCAGGTGGACCTGGATGTCCTGCCGGCCGGCAGCCCCGACCTGCCCGTTATTGGAGTGGACGACGAGTCCCTGCAACCGGCCGAACTCATGGCGCGCGGACCGTTGCTCCTGGCCGGCCCGCCGGGCTCGGGGCGCACCGTGGCGCTGGTCACCCTGGCCTACGCGCTGCGCCGGTCCAATCCCGCCACGGAACTGGTCTACGTCGGGTCCCGCCGGTCCGCCGTCGCGTCCCTCCCCATCTGGAACCGCGCCGTGGTGGGCCCGGACGACGTCGCCGAAGTGGTGGAGGACCTGGTGGAGCACTCCACCGGAAACCCTGGCACCGTGGCCTTCTTCATCGAGGGCCTCACCGAGTTCACCGACACCATCGCCGAGTCAGGAATGGCGCAGCTGGTGACGGCGTCCCTCAAAGCAGACCAATGGGTCATCGGCGAGTCCGAATCCTCCACCTGGTCCTCCGCCTGGCAGCTTGCCCAGCCCTTCAAATCGGGCCGCCGCGGCCTGCTGCTGAACCCGGGGGATATTGAGGGCGACAGCCTGCTCAACACGTCCCTGGGCCGGGTCAGCCCGGACTTCATTCCGGGCCGCGGGTACGTGGTGGGGCGGGGCAAGGCACGGAAAATCCAGGTGGCGCTCCCGCCCGAAAACCGGGACTGAACAGCGCCGATGAATGCGGGGGCCGCGATCCGTCGGGATTTGCGGCCCCGCAGGACGTTGTAGAAGACTACCGGGGACACCAGAAAGCCGCGGTGGGGGGACTGCGCGCATCGAAAGGTAGCAATGACCCCGTCCGCCCCGATCCTCCGCACTGTTTCGACGACGTCATCAGCAGCTGTCCTTGCCCTGGCCCTCGGCTTGTTTTCCACCGGTCCCGCGCTGGCTGCAACCGCGGACCCCTCTCCGACGGCAGGCACCCAGGCCCCACCAGACTGCGGTCTTGTCTGCGTGCCCATCCTTGCCGACAACCCCGACCCCGGCCGGCCCCGCAAATCCAAGGAGGCTGCCCAGCCGCCGGCCCAGCCGGCGCCACCCGCCGAGCCTCCCGCCCAGCCACTCCAGCCGCAGCCAACGGAGCCAGCCGCGCAGCCGCAGGCAGGCACTCCCGAACCGGCCGGGCCTCCCGCCACGGCAGCGGAACTCCCGGATGGGTCCGCCACCGGAACCACGTCACCCGCTGCCGGCTACCGGCCGCCGACCGGCCCCTCCAGCGGGGTGGACTGGAACAGCCCGGTCAACCGGACTCCCGGGCCTGCCCGGATGGCTGCCGCTGCTGCCCCTGCCCGTGACGAGGGCCCCGGCGGACCTGCGCTCCTGCCCATCGCCCTTGGAACGCTGCTGGTGGGCGTTTCCGCGGGCGCCTTCGCCTGGTGGAACCGAAACCGGAACCGGCTGCGCTCGCACTGACAGCGTTCACGCCGCCCTGCCCGCTGGCTGTCGCAGGTGTAAGGCAAGATAGGTCTGTGAGCACAGGACCAGGACCCGCAGAACAGACCGCCACCCGAACCGCGGAACCACACGAGCCCGAAGCCGTTCCCACCGAAGCCATCCGCGAGGAATACGAAAACCTCGCGGACCTGGTGCGGAAGTACCGGTTCGCGTACTACCAGGAGGACGCACCCCTGGTTTCGGACGCCGAGTTCGACACCCTCTTCCGCCGCCTCGAGGAGATCGAGGCGCTGCATCCGGAACTGGTGGCCAACGACTCGCCAACGCAGGAAGTGGGCGGCGAAGTATCCGCCGCCTTCGCGCCCGTGGAGCACCTGCAGCGGATGTACAGCCTGGAAGACGTCTTCTCGCTGGACGAGCTTGAGGCCTGGCTCAACCGGGCCGAGGCCAGCATCGAAAAAATCGGGGACGGCGGCACCAAGGCAGCCTGGCTTACCGAACTCAAGATCGATGGCCTTGCTGTCAACCTCCTGTACCGCGACGGCAGACTGGTGCGGGCTGCCACCCGCGGCGATGGAACCACGGGCGAGGACATCACCCACAACCTGCTCACCATCAAGGAAATCCCGCAGGAACTGCGCGGCAGCGGTTTCCCCGCCGAAATGGAGGTGCGCGGGGAGGTCTTCATCCCCTCCAAGGCGTTCGCGGAGTTCAACGAGGCCCTGATCGAAGCCGGCAAGGCACCGCTGGCCAATCCCCGCAACGCGGCCGCCGGTTCCCTGCGGCAGAAGGACCCCGCGGAGACGGCCAAGCGGCCGCTGAAGATGTTCGTCCACGGCATCGGCGCCCGCGAGGGGCTCGCGGCCGGCAGCCAGTCGGAAACATACGGGCTGCTCAAGGAGTGGGGCCTGCCGGTCAGCCCGTACTTCGAGGTGCTGGAGACCAGGGAAGACGTCCTTGGCTTCATCAAGCGCTACGGGGACCAGCGCCATAAGCTGCTCCACGAAATCGACGGCATCGTGATCAAGGTGGACGACTTTGCCACCCAGCGGGCCCTGGGCAACACCACCCGCGTTCCGCGCTGGGCCGTGGCCTACAAGTACCCTCCGGAGGAAGTCCACACCAAGCTGCTGGACATCCAGGTCAACGTGGGCCGAACCGGCCGCGTCACCCCCTACGGGGTCATGGAGCCGGTCAAGGTGGCCGGCTCCACGGTGGAAATGGCCACCCTGCACAACCAGGACGTGGTCAAGGCCAAAGGCGTCAAGATCGGCGACATCGTGGTCCTGCGGAAGGCGGGCG
Protein-coding regions in this window:
- a CDS encoding FtsK/SpoIIIE domain-containing protein — translated: MRIRLTLRREPADAKDLAVTVDGMATVADIATVLWTADPARKGTPAPDNLSLRIDEAFVGAGISGNILAREDNLLESGLRPGSVVSLAQVSGQFHEPGANRGPAAATLRVLSGPDAGREFSLPTGTSYIGRDRDVDIRLTDPLTSKRHARITVGEGIEIVDTNSANGLLMDGLPVTRATLNSSDTVTLGDTTVTVVPLGHNHAAAPTSPLVDFNRSPRVVPRFDVPKRVLPAGPKRPEDHPFPYIMLVAPLMMGAVIFAVTQNVLSMVFMLMMPLFIVGHHVDQTMRTRKQQKEQLKQFRAAMAAFRQDLTELQQVERAVRLQEAPSVSDTVDAIYKLGPLLWTHRPEHPSFLGLRFGLGTAPSRIPLEEPSSNDTEVQYSREIQDCIKQFSGIEGVPVVSQLRTSGALGIAGARGLVDDVARGMVLQLVGLHSPAEVVLTAITSAQSRERWNWLQWLPHVGSGHSPLGGDHLAAGSAGGSSLLARLEDLVDAREAAAKRSGPDLRPGIDPVKHEPEEPVLPSVLVIVEDDAPVDRGRLTRLAERGPDSGVHILWVATDIQSLPAACRDFMVVDGDHGTTTGQVRLGRHTYPVSCESVDAELAAQLARMLAPVVDVGKPVNDDSDLPRAVSYAALIGKDFLDNPQAVVERWTENNSLHATAVANRKDNGTLRALVGSKGIEPLYLDLKNEGPHALVGGTTGAGKSEFLQSWVMGMAAAYSPDRVSFLFVDYKGGAAFADCINLPHTVGLVTDLSPHLVRRALTSLRAELHYREQLLNRKKAKDLLALQREADPEAPPYLVIIVDEFAALANDVPEFVDGVVDVAARGRSLGLHLILATQRPAGVIKDNLRANTNLRVALRMADEDDATDILGVPDAAYFDPAIPGRGAAKTGPGRIQGFQTGYAGGWTTDKPQRPQIDIVEMAFGSGPSWEAPAPEKPAAPEPAGPNDIARMTSTIVHAADTLAIRPPRKPWLDELAKTYDFSKLPNPRTDEQLLLGVADDPVHQDQPTVFYEPDRDGNMAIYGTGGSGKSAALRGIAIAAAVTPRGGPVHVYGIDCGSSGLRMLEELPHVGEIINGDDVERVGRLLRLLRDIAELRSAQFAEVRASTIVEYRRLANRPDEKRIFVLVDGMSAFREAYEHSKLSGLWDIFLQLATDGRTLGIHLVVTGDRPNAVPASLLASIQRRLVLRLSSEDDYISMDVPRDVLTATSPPGRGLLDGLEVQLAVLGGNSNLALQAREVHKLSEAMQRQGLETAPGIERLPEQVDLDVLPAGSPDLPVIGVDDESLQPAELMARGPLLLAGPPGSGRTVALVTLAYALRRSNPATELVYVGSRRSAVASLPIWNRAVVGPDDVAEVVEDLVEHSTGNPGTVAFFIEGLTEFTDTIAESGMAQLVTASLKADQWVIGESESSTWSSAWQLAQPFKSGRRGLLLNPGDIEGDSLLNTSLGRVSPDFIPGRGYVVGRGKARKIQVALPPENRD
- the ligA gene encoding NAD-dependent DNA ligase LigA, with amino-acid sequence MREEYENLADLVRKYRFAYYQEDAPLVSDAEFDTLFRRLEEIEALHPELVANDSPTQEVGGEVSAAFAPVEHLQRMYSLEDVFSLDELEAWLNRAEASIEKIGDGGTKAAWLTELKIDGLAVNLLYRDGRLVRAATRGDGTTGEDITHNLLTIKEIPQELRGSGFPAEMEVRGEVFIPSKAFAEFNEALIEAGKAPLANPRNAAAGSLRQKDPAETAKRPLKMFVHGIGAREGLAAGSQSETYGLLKEWGLPVSPYFEVLETREDVLGFIKRYGDQRHKLLHEIDGIVIKVDDFATQRALGNTTRVPRWAVAYKYPPEEVHTKLLDIQVNVGRTGRVTPYGVMEPVKVAGSTVEMATLHNQDVVKAKGVKIGDIVVLRKAGDVIPEIVGPVLALRDQQDPPVRDFVMPTECPSCGTPLAPAKEGDVDVRCPNARSCPSQLRERVFHVAGRGAFDIEALGWEAAIALTQPAEPDVPPLASEAGLFDLTPEDLAGVRIRREKKTKGVPTGDYELVPYFFSKGTAKSPSRPTATTQKLFKELEKAKTQPLWRVLVALSIRHVGPRASRALAQAFGSMDRIRAASEEELAHVDGVGPTIAAALKEWFAEDWHLEIIDRWAAAGVRMEDERDESMPRTLEGLTVVVTGSLPNFSRDEAKEAILLRGGKAAGSVSKNTSYVVAGESAGSKLDKAEQLGIPVLDEDGFRQLLDGGPAALGDATALGDAAALGDAAAPGADGDANGEAAVPAAVEENA